The DNA sequence GACAATCAAAACCAGCATTGTGCAAAGCGTTGCGGAAAACCCCGTCTTCGATCTTCTAAAGGCTGAGCCGGGGTATAAGAGTATTCTTCAAAAACTCAGAGCGTTTGCAAAACAACCAAATTATTAGGAGGGAAACGTTATGAATACCGAGAAAAGCAGCTTCATTGAAAAAAGCAGACAGTATGTGCAGGCTATCTTGAACGGAGATTTTGATTCCATTGTAGCGAATTTTAATGAAGAACTGGCCTCTCAAATCAATGCTTCTGTCCTTAGGCAGTCGTGGGACTCTGCCATAAAGGCCCTACCGACCTGTCAAGGCATTCTATCTGAGGATTATAAGAAAGCACAAGGCATGGACTTCGTAAGCGTAGTGCTTGATTATAGTTCAAGCGGGCTGCGCATTTCCTTCGGTTTTGATCATGACGGCAAAATATCCCGACTGGGTGTAAGTTATGTACCGCATCCATCGACACCTACCGAAGCAAAGCACTCCGATAAATTTAGCGAAACGCCCATTAAGATAGGTGACCCGCAGTATCCCCTAGATGGAAAGCTGACCATGTCAAAAGCGATCGGTGATGTGCCTGTGGTTATCCTTGTGCACGGCAGCGGCTCTCACGATATGAATGAAACCATTGGCAGTGCGGGAAACGCTGTCTTTGCCGATCTGGCCTACGGTCTTGCTGAAAGAGGTATTGCTTCAATCCGTTATAACAAGCGTTATTATCAGTATCCAGAGACCGTAACCCAAACCATTACAGTGTGGGAGGAGGTCATAAATGATGTAAACGCCGCTATTGCCCTGGCAAGAACAACGAACGGTATTAATAAGAACAAACTATTTATTATTGGGCACAGCCTCGGCGGGGTCCTTGCCCCGGAAATTGCCCGAGAAAATCCGGATATAGCAGGTTTTATAGCGCTTGCCGGCAGCGCGAGAAAACTTGAGGATATCATTCTCGATCAAAACAAGGCCGTAATTAAAGCCATGAACACGACGGATGCCGAAAAACAGGCGATATTGGACAGAGTAACTGACCTTGTCAATCAAGTTAAAGCGCTGACACCGGAAAGCCCGCATTGCGCCATCTTCAATATAAATAGCGAGTACTGGCTAAGTTTGAACGAAACCAATGCTTATAATATTGTTGCCGCTCTTCCCTTGCCCATGTTGTTTTTGCATGGCGACGCGGACTTTCAAGTGACTATCAAAGCTGATTTTGCGCTTTGGCAGAAACTCTTGCAAGGCCGCAAAGATGCGCAGTTCAAGCTTTATCCGAGACTTAACCATTTATTTATGAAATCCAACGGGAAAGCAGATGTGACAGAATACAACACTAAAGCGAATGTGGAAGAACAGGTAATTGCAGATATTGCCGAGTGGATTCACTTAATTGGCATCAGTAATCAATGATTTCTTTGTTCTCCCATGTGAATCTTCTCCGGAGAGAGGGTGCAACCCTTTCTGTAATAGTAGCACTTTAACGTAACCTCAGCCCTAGCCCACTCGAAGGGTGGGGCTAGGGCTGAGATTTATGACCGCGGTTCTAGAATGGAAAATGGTGTGGTGCCTGACACTAATTTATCAATGAAGCCATTGG is a window from the Desulfosporosinus sp. Sb-LF genome containing:
- a CDS encoding alpha/beta fold hydrolase encodes the protein MNTEKSSFIEKSRQYVQAILNGDFDSIVANFNEELASQINASVLRQSWDSAIKALPTCQGILSEDYKKAQGMDFVSVVLDYSSSGLRISFGFDHDGKISRLGVSYVPHPSTPTEAKHSDKFSETPIKIGDPQYPLDGKLTMSKAIGDVPVVILVHGSGSHDMNETIGSAGNAVFADLAYGLAERGIASIRYNKRYYQYPETVTQTITVWEEVINDVNAAIALARTTNGINKNKLFIIGHSLGGVLAPEIARENPDIAGFIALAGSARKLEDIILDQNKAVIKAMNTTDAEKQAILDRVTDLVNQVKALTPESPHCAIFNINSEYWLSLNETNAYNIVAALPLPMLFLHGDADFQVTIKADFALWQKLLQGRKDAQFKLYPRLNHLFMKSNGKADVTEYNTKANVEEQVIADIAEWIHLIGISNQ